A genomic region of Bradyrhizobium sp. ORS 278 contains the following coding sequences:
- a CDS encoding urease subunit gamma, whose product MLLTPTELERLTIFNAAELSRRRRGRGLKLNYPEAVAIITDEILEGARDGRSVADLISHGSTILTTDDVLPGIAAMMDIIQVECVFPDGTKLVTVHEPIRPAPGSAADPERPGEIRAQAGQLALNAGRRSVTLTAVNTGDRPIQIGSHFHFFEVNKALEFDRASAFNMRLDIPAGTAVRFEPGASKEVTLVEFGGHQQLSGLNNLTDGTASDPAVRSAALARAKARGFRGA is encoded by the coding sequence ATGCTGCTGACACCCACCGAACTCGAGCGCCTCACCATCTTCAACGCCGCCGAGCTGTCGCGCCGCCGCCGCGGCCGCGGACTCAAGCTGAACTATCCGGAAGCTGTCGCGATCATCACCGACGAGATCCTTGAAGGCGCGCGCGATGGCCGCAGCGTGGCCGACCTGATCAGCCACGGCTCGACCATCCTCACCACTGACGACGTGCTGCCCGGGATCGCCGCGATGATGGACATCATCCAGGTCGAATGTGTTTTTCCCGATGGCACCAAACTGGTGACCGTGCACGAGCCGATCCGTCCCGCGCCGGGTTCGGCTGCCGATCCCGAACGGCCCGGCGAAATCAGGGCGCAAGCCGGACAGCTTGCGCTCAATGCCGGCCGACGCAGCGTGACACTGACCGCTGTCAACACGGGGGATCGGCCGATCCAGATCGGCTCGCATTTCCACTTCTTCGAGGTCAACAAGGCGCTCGAATTCGACCGCGCTTCTGCATTCAACATGCGGCTCGACATTCCTGCCGGCACCGCGGTGCGGTTCGAGCCGGGCGCCTCGAAGGAGGTCACCTTGGTGGAGTTCGGCGGCCACCAGCAGCTGAGCGGGCTGAACAATCTCACCGACGGCACCGCGTCGGATCCGGCCGTCCGCAGCGCGGCGCTGGCCCGGGCTAAGGCGCGCGGCTTTCGCGGGGCGTGA
- a CDS encoding urease accessory protein UreF: MLPMLRAIWQADAAFPSGAFAFSYGIEGALSLRPDMTLHDFERLCAAVLRQRWASYDRVALLRAFRTGPGLDALATIDRQVEASTVIETLRAGSRRNGASFLAAHARLGQPLAVDLREAVRAGKCLGHIAVMQGALWAALGLDQRHAELCSAYTVASGLITAAVRLGAVGALQGQGVLQALLPLIDDLLATPVDDEAELESFIPFLDVATARHVHAELRLFAN, encoded by the coding sequence ATGCTGCCGATGTTGCGCGCGATCTGGCAGGCCGACGCCGCGTTTCCAAGCGGCGCCTTCGCATTCTCCTACGGGATCGAAGGCGCGTTGTCGCTGCGCCCCGACATGACCCTGCATGATTTCGAGCGGCTTTGTGCCGCGGTGCTGCGGCAGCGCTGGGCGAGCTATGACCGGGTGGCTCTGCTGCGCGCGTTCCGGACCGGTCCCGGGCTGGACGCACTCGCGACGATCGACCGGCAGGTCGAAGCGTCGACGGTGATCGAGACGCTGCGCGCCGGCTCGCGCCGCAACGGCGCATCGTTCCTGGCGGCGCATGCGCGGCTCGGTCAGCCCCTGGCGGTCGATCTGCGGGAGGCCGTCCGGGCAGGGAAGTGTCTCGGGCACATCGCCGTGATGCAGGGCGCGCTGTGGGCGGCGCTCGGACTCGATCAGCGTCATGCCGAATTGTGCTCGGCCTATACGGTCGCGTCCGGACTGATCACGGCCGCGGTGCGGCTCGGCGCCGTCGGCGCGCTGCAGGGACAGGGTGTCTTGCAGGCGCTGCTGCCGCTGATCGACGATCTGCTCGCGACGCCGGTCGACGACGAGGCCGAGCTCGAAAGCTTCATCCCCTTTCTCGACGTCGCGACGGCGCGACACGTCCACGCCGAGCTGCGCCTGTTTGCCAATTGA
- the ureE gene encoding urease accessory protein UreE → MLRIEHVLGSRIDAALAEPLHKLEHRGGIDVVDIPAPDLARRRLLVSTRKGEELAIALPRAERLFDGAVLLLEADRAIVVRAATERWLRLEPRSISDAVELGYQVGNLHWRVRFGGEVLLVALEGRPEDYTARIENLVAARRVAVTVLDEESADSPAQADAAPGSGHGHHHHHGDH, encoded by the coding sequence ATGTTACGAATCGAGCACGTCCTGGGTAGCCGCATCGATGCCGCTCTGGCGGAGCCACTGCACAAGCTCGAGCATCGCGGCGGCATCGACGTGGTCGACATTCCCGCGCCCGATCTCGCACGCCGGCGGCTGCTCGTCTCGACTCGCAAAGGCGAGGAGCTGGCCATCGCGCTGCCGCGGGCCGAGAGGCTGTTCGACGGCGCGGTGCTGCTGTTGGAGGCCGACCGTGCGATCGTGGTGCGTGCCGCGACCGAACGCTGGCTGCGGCTCGAGCCGCGCTCGATCTCGGACGCGGTGGAGCTCGGCTATCAGGTGGGCAACCTGCACTGGCGGGTCCGGTTCGGCGGCGAGGTGCTGCTGGTGGCGCTCGAGGGGCGGCCCGAGGACTACACGGCGCGGATCGAGAACCTGGTCGCGGCCCGGCGTGTGGCCGTCACCGTGCTCGACGAGGAGTCCGCCGATAGCCCGGCGCAGGCCGACGCTGCACCCGGAAGCGGACATGGTCACCATCATCACCACGGCGATCACTGA
- a CDS encoding alpha/beta fold hydrolase encodes MSLDYDIYDLGDVKLQRGATLRGCKLAYKTFGTLNAAKDNVIVYPTWYSGQHYDNEWLIGAGRALDPAKYFIIIPNMLGNGLSSSPSNTPEPYNGPRFPQVTAYDNVRVQHRLVTEKFGVSHIRLVTGWSMGALQTFHWGALYPDMMDLIAPFCGSAKCSRHNFVFLEGVKAALTADAAWKEGWYTDKPARGLRAAARVYAGWGFSQAFYREQLDLKAMGYSSLEDFLVAFWEGFFLPKDPNNLLTMLWTWQNGDISDNEIYKGDFKAALGAIKAKAFVMPGQTDLYFPPEDSQFEVAHMPNAEFIPVPSIWGHFAGGPGTNPADVDFIDAKLKALLAS; translated from the coding sequence GTGAGTCTCGATTACGACATCTACGATCTCGGCGACGTCAAGCTCCAGCGCGGCGCAACCCTGCGCGGCTGCAAGCTGGCCTACAAGACGTTCGGAACGCTGAACGCAGCGAAGGACAACGTCATCGTCTATCCGACCTGGTACTCCGGGCAGCACTACGACAATGAATGGCTGATCGGCGCAGGCCGGGCGCTCGATCCGGCCAAGTATTTCATCATCATTCCCAACATGCTGGGCAACGGGCTGTCGTCGTCGCCGAGCAACACGCCGGAGCCCTATAATGGGCCGCGGTTCCCGCAGGTCACCGCCTATGACAACGTGCGGGTTCAGCATCGTCTGGTGACTGAAAAGTTCGGCGTCTCGCACATTCGCCTCGTCACGGGCTGGTCGATGGGCGCGCTGCAGACGTTCCATTGGGGCGCACTCTATCCCGACATGATGGACCTGATCGCGCCGTTCTGCGGCTCGGCGAAATGCTCGCGGCACAACTTCGTGTTCCTCGAGGGCGTGAAGGCGGCGCTCACCGCTGACGCCGCGTGGAAGGAGGGCTGGTACACCGACAAGCCGGCGCGCGGCCTTCGCGCCGCGGCACGCGTCTATGCCGGCTGGGGTTTCTCGCAGGCGTTCTATCGCGAGCAACTCGATCTCAAGGCCATGGGCTACTCGTCGCTGGAGGACTTCCTGGTCGCGTTCTGGGAAGGCTTCTTCCTGCCGAAGGATCCAAACAATCTGCTGACGATGCTGTGGACCTGGCAAAACGGCGATATCAGCGACAACGAGATCTACAAGGGTGATTTCAAGGCGGCGCTCGGCGCGATCAAGGCCAAGGCGTTCGTGATGCCGGGCCAGACCGATCTCTACTTCCCGCCGGAGGACAGTCAGTTCGAGGTCGCGCATATGCCGAACGCCGAGTTCATCCCGGTGCCGTCGATCTGGGGGCATTTCGCCGGCGGACCGGGCACGAACCCGGCTGACGTCGACTTCATCGATGCCAAGCTCAAGGCGCTGCTCGCCTCGTGA